Proteins from one Salinispora arenicola genomic window:
- a CDS encoding MaoC/PaaZ C-terminal domain-containing protein, with the protein MMGGPQEPAGTGQIARSRVRLADLPAIGASYRRALLGALPGSGSRRAGRPPAVELCVDGVGVDRARLAAYDRVCGFRLTDRLPATFPHVMGFPLALRLMTAPDFPIPLTGVVHVGNRITVHRPVDAAENLDFSAYATNLRPHERGRQIDMVLIGAVDGEEVWRGVSTYLSREHTSDAGERHDRGGRHDRGERPPAPPASAFWRVGRRVGPAYAQVSGDHNPIHTSRLGARLFGFRRPIAHGMWSKARCLAALEPRLPDAYTVDVAFKLPLPLPGTVAFGGTPAGDFALRDVRGRPHLLGTLRERGKGPSPRLL; encoded by the coding sequence GTGATGGGAGGCCCACAGGAGCCGGCCGGCACCGGTCAGATCGCCCGGTCCCGAGTCCGGCTGGCGGACCTGCCGGCGATCGGCGCTTCCTACCGACGGGCGCTGCTCGGCGCGCTGCCCGGGAGCGGATCACGGCGGGCCGGCAGGCCGCCGGCGGTCGAGTTGTGCGTGGACGGTGTCGGCGTCGACCGGGCGCGTCTCGCCGCCTACGACCGGGTCTGCGGGTTCCGGCTCACCGACCGGCTGCCCGCGACGTTCCCACACGTCATGGGCTTCCCGCTGGCGCTGCGCCTGATGACCGCGCCGGACTTTCCGATCCCGCTCACCGGCGTGGTACACGTCGGGAACCGGATCACCGTGCACCGGCCCGTCGACGCCGCCGAAAACCTCGATTTTAGTGCGTACGCGACGAACCTCCGCCCGCACGAACGAGGCCGACAAATCGACATGGTGCTGATCGGCGCCGTCGACGGCGAGGAGGTGTGGCGGGGCGTCTCCACCTACCTGTCCCGGGAGCACACATCCGACGCTGGTGAACGGCACGATCGGGGTGGACGGCATGATCGGGGCGAACGGCCTCCGGCGCCGCCCGCCTCCGCGTTCTGGCGCGTCGGGCGCCGGGTCGGTCCCGCGTACGCCCAGGTCTCCGGCGACCACAACCCGATCCACACCTCGCGGCTCGGGGCACGGCTGTTCGGCTTCCGGCGCCCGATCGCACACGGCATGTGGAGCAAGGCGCGCTGCCTGGCCGCACTGGAGCCGCGGCTGCCGGACGCGTACACGGTCGATGTGGCGTTCAAGTTGCCGTTGCCGCTGCCCGGCACGGTCGCCTTCGGTGGCACCCCGGCGGGCGACTTCGCGCTACGCGACGTGCGTGGCCGCCCCCATCTCCTCGGCACGCTCCGAGAGCGGGGAAAGGGTCCTTCTCCGCGCCTTTTGTAG
- a CDS encoding DedA family protein → MESALDLLRQLITSPLVYLLLFALTAVDAVFPMVPAETAVITAAVLVGGVAPELVGIWAVATLGAMAGDHASYLIGRGGGARRLASFPAQSRRRASSEWARRALHRRGGLVLTSARYVPGGRTAVTLTMGAVRYPLRSFLLFDAIGGASWALYSVLLGYFGGLAFQQDPLRGVLAGLGLSIGVTALLELGRRLGQRSRRRAAARR, encoded by the coding sequence ATGGAGTCCGCGCTCGACCTGCTGCGGCAGCTGATCACCTCACCCCTGGTGTACCTGCTGCTGTTCGCGCTCACCGCGGTCGACGCGGTCTTCCCGATGGTGCCGGCCGAGACGGCGGTGATCACCGCGGCGGTACTCGTCGGTGGCGTCGCGCCGGAACTGGTGGGAATCTGGGCCGTCGCCACGCTCGGTGCGATGGCCGGCGACCACGCCTCGTACCTGATCGGGCGGGGTGGCGGTGCGCGGCGGCTCGCCAGTTTCCCCGCGCAGAGCCGGCGCAGGGCCAGCTCGGAGTGGGCCCGGCGGGCGTTGCACCGGCGGGGTGGGCTGGTCCTCACCAGCGCCCGCTACGTTCCCGGCGGTCGGACCGCGGTGACCCTGACGATGGGCGCGGTGCGCTATCCGCTGCGGTCGTTCCTCCTGTTCGACGCGATCGGCGGGGCGAGTTGGGCGCTGTACAGCGTGTTGCTGGGCTACTTCGGCGGGCTGGCGTTCCAGCAGGATCCGCTGCGCGGCGTGCTCGCCGGCCTGGGCCTGTCGATCGGGGTGACCGCCCTGCTCGAGCTGGGGCGGCGGCTGGGCCAGCGCTCGCGTCGCCGGGCCGCTGCCCGCCGGTGA
- a CDS encoding TetR/AcrR family transcriptional regulator, whose amino-acid sequence MSSTPTFRRLPRAVREQQMLDAAVKVFSRRGYHAASMDEIADDAGISKPMVYAYLGTKEELFIACLHREGTRMMQAIAGAVAPDLSADERLWRSLRAFLGFVGAHRDGWAVLYRQARGEQPFAGEIAAMRSRMVEIVAGMLAHTLRAECREVAETELEVVAYALVGATESVADWLVDHPEADPEQTATRVMNVAWVGAAQLLAGTSWHPPTSQGEAPPDAPSAG is encoded by the coding sequence GTGTCCAGCACCCCCACCTTCAGGCGCCTGCCCCGAGCCGTCCGCGAGCAACAGATGCTCGACGCGGCGGTCAAGGTCTTCTCCCGCCGCGGCTATCACGCGGCCAGCATGGACGAAATCGCCGACGACGCCGGCATCTCCAAGCCGATGGTGTACGCGTACCTGGGCACCAAGGAGGAGCTTTTCATTGCCTGCCTGCACCGCGAGGGCACCCGGATGATGCAGGCCATCGCCGGCGCCGTCGCCCCCGACCTGTCGGCCGACGAACGGCTCTGGCGCAGTCTGCGGGCGTTCCTCGGCTTCGTCGGTGCGCACCGGGACGGCTGGGCGGTGCTCTACCGGCAGGCCCGGGGCGAGCAGCCCTTCGCCGGGGAGATCGCCGCCATGCGGAGCCGGATGGTCGAGATCGTCGCCGGGATGCTCGCGCACACCCTGCGCGCCGAGTGCCGCGAGGTGGCCGAAACCGAGCTGGAGGTCGTCGCATACGCTCTGGTCGGCGCCACCGAGTCGGTCGCCGACTGGCTCGTCGACCACCCGGAGGCCGACCCGGAGCAGACCGCGACCCGGGTGATGAACGTCGCCTGGGTTGGTGCCGCTCAACTGCTCGCCGGTACCAGCTGGCATCCACCCACGAGTCAGGGCGAGGCCCCTCCTGACGCGCCTTCAGCGGGTTGA
- a CDS encoding SCP2 sterol-binding domain-containing protein: MTDFDPARFANVGPKEFAQLVKSTPDDKITEVMSGDLRGKVLDEVFGRMPQLFRADRAGSTNAVIHWNITGRPDGGTDTYEVVIADGGCTVNQTSQHDPKLSLTLGPVEFLKTVSGGANPVMMFMTGKLKAKGDLGLAANIANLFDIPKA; this comes from the coding sequence ATGACTGACTTCGACCCGGCCCGCTTTGCCAACGTCGGCCCCAAGGAGTTCGCGCAGCTGGTCAAGTCCACCCCCGACGACAAGATCACCGAGGTGATGTCGGGCGACCTCCGCGGCAAGGTCCTCGACGAAGTCTTCGGCCGGATGCCGCAGTTGTTCCGCGCCGACCGGGCGGGCTCGACCAACGCGGTCATCCACTGGAACATCACTGGTCGTCCCGACGGTGGCACCGACACCTACGAGGTGGTCATCGCCGACGGCGGCTGCACCGTCAACCAGACCTCGCAGCACGATCCGAAGCTGAGCCTCACCCTGGGCCCGGTGGAGTTCCTCAAGACCGTCTCCGGCGGCGCCAACCCCGTCATGATGTTCATGACCGGCAAGTTGAAGGCCAAGGGCGACCTGGGTCTGGCCGCCAACATCGCGAACCTCTTCGACATCCCCAAGGCATGA
- a CDS encoding acyl-CoA dehydrogenase family protein: protein MAEFSLDLTEEQRDLRDWVHGFATEVVRPAAAEWDAREETPWPIIQEAAKVGLYGFEFLTTCWGDPSGLSLPIACEELFWGDSGIGLSIFGTGLAVAAIYGSGTPEQLLEWVPQCFGDLDSPTVAAFCTSEPEAGSDVGAIRTRAVYDQATDEWVLNGQKAYATNGGIAGVHVVTASVDPELGSRGQAAFVVPPDTAGLTATRKLRKLGLRASHTADVFLDDVRLPGRCLLGGKEALDERLARAHSGQRAASQAAMRTFELSRPTVGAQALGVARAAYEYALDYAKERVQFGRPIIENQAVAFTLADMKMEIDAARLLVWRASWMGRNNRPFTAGEGSMSKLKAGEVAVTVTEKAVQLLGGAGFLRDHPVERWYRDAKIYTIFEGTSEIQRLVIARAVSGVQIR from the coding sequence ATGGCCGAGTTCTCGCTCGATCTGACAGAGGAACAGCGAGATCTTCGTGACTGGGTGCACGGCTTCGCCACCGAAGTCGTCCGCCCGGCCGCGGCCGAGTGGGACGCCCGGGAGGAAACACCGTGGCCGATCATCCAGGAGGCGGCCAAAGTTGGCCTCTACGGCTTCGAGTTCCTCACGACCTGCTGGGGCGACCCCAGCGGCCTCTCCCTGCCGATCGCCTGCGAGGAACTCTTCTGGGGTGACTCCGGCATCGGCCTGAGCATCTTCGGCACCGGCCTCGCCGTGGCCGCCATCTACGGCTCCGGAACCCCGGAGCAGCTGCTGGAGTGGGTGCCGCAGTGCTTCGGTGACCTTGACTCCCCCACCGTGGCGGCGTTCTGCACCAGCGAACCCGAAGCCGGCTCCGACGTCGGGGCGATACGCACCCGGGCGGTCTACGACCAGGCCACCGACGAGTGGGTACTGAACGGCCAGAAGGCGTACGCCACCAACGGCGGGATCGCCGGCGTACACGTGGTGACCGCCTCGGTCGACCCGGAACTCGGGTCACGAGGGCAGGCGGCGTTCGTCGTACCGCCGGATACCGCAGGGCTCACCGCGACCCGCAAGCTACGCAAGCTGGGCCTGCGCGCCTCGCACACCGCGGATGTCTTCCTCGACGACGTCCGCCTACCCGGCCGCTGCCTGCTCGGCGGCAAGGAGGCGCTGGACGAGCGGCTCGCCCGGGCCCACTCCGGCCAGCGGGCCGCGTCGCAGGCGGCCATGCGCACGTTCGAACTGTCCCGGCCGACCGTCGGCGCGCAGGCGCTCGGAGTGGCCCGCGCCGCCTACGAGTACGCGCTGGACTACGCGAAGGAACGGGTCCAGTTCGGGCGGCCCATCATCGAGAACCAGGCGGTGGCGTTCACGCTGGCCGACATGAAGATGGAGATCGACGCTGCCCGGCTGTTGGTCTGGCGCGCCTCCTGGATGGGACGCAACAATCGGCCCTTCACCGCCGGCGAGGGCTCGATGTCCAAGCTGAAGGCCGGTGAGGTGGCGGTCACCGTGACCGAGAAGGCGGTGCAGCTACTCGGTGGTGCCGGCTTCCTCCGCGACCACCCGGTCGAGCGGTGGTACCGGGACGCCAAAATCTACACCATCTTCGAAGGCACCTCCGAGATTCAGCGGCTCGTCATCGCCCGCGCCGTCTCCGGCGTCCAGATCCGCTGA
- a CDS encoding MFS transporter has translation MTRTAPRHRTPLLLVEAATLLSATGNGVAIVALPWLVLERTGSATAAGVVAAASGLPLLLSSLLSGTVVDLLGRRRTALASDALSAISVAAIPLVDTLLGLNLGWIVALAVLGAVFDPAGMTARETLLPAAAQAAGWRIERANGIHEAIFGLAFLIGPGLGGLLIATVGPEATFWVTAAGFALSVLLIAAVRLPGAGRPERPPNGLWRGTQEGLVFVWRDPLLRTIALITMVLVALYLPVEGVLLPAWFVAEGEPARLGAVLMAMSAGAVAGALGSSAAGRFVRRRHLMAVALVVTGVALLGLAFLPPYPAMLAFAVLVGLAYGPVNPLANYAMQTRTPERLRGRVVGVMTSFAYAAGPAGYLLAGPLVEWLGLATAFLVLAGALLVTALAAAPLPVLAALDEPPRYPPAPPGGTSGRSEGPVPLGEQWLPAAHRDPPAIG, from the coding sequence ATGACTCGGACCGCACCCCGCCACCGGACGCCGTTGCTGCTGGTCGAAGCGGCGACGCTACTCTCGGCGACCGGCAACGGCGTGGCCATCGTGGCACTGCCCTGGCTGGTGCTGGAGCGCACCGGCAGCGCCACCGCGGCCGGCGTCGTGGCGGCGGCCAGCGGGCTACCGCTGCTGCTGTCCAGCCTCCTCTCCGGCACGGTCGTCGACCTACTCGGACGCCGCCGGACCGCGCTGGCCTCCGATGCCCTGTCCGCCATCTCGGTGGCCGCGATCCCGCTCGTCGACACCCTGCTCGGGCTGAACCTCGGCTGGATCGTCGCGCTGGCCGTCCTCGGCGCAGTCTTCGACCCAGCCGGGATGACCGCGCGGGAGACGCTGCTGCCCGCAGCCGCGCAGGCCGCCGGGTGGCGGATCGAGCGAGCGAACGGCATACACGAGGCGATCTTCGGACTGGCATTCCTGATCGGCCCGGGGCTCGGCGGCCTGCTCATCGCCACGGTCGGTCCGGAGGCGACGTTCTGGGTCACCGCCGCCGGCTTCGCACTGTCCGTCCTCCTGATCGCCGCCGTCCGGCTGCCCGGCGCGGGCCGACCCGAACGCCCGCCCAACGGCCTGTGGCGGGGCACCCAGGAGGGCCTGGTCTTCGTCTGGCGGGATCCCCTGCTGCGCACCATCGCCCTGATCACGATGGTCCTGGTCGCGCTCTACCTACCGGTCGAGGGGGTCCTGCTGCCCGCCTGGTTCGTCGCCGAGGGGGAACCCGCCCGCCTCGGCGCCGTCCTGATGGCGATGAGCGCCGGGGCCGTGGCAGGTGCGCTGGGCTCGTCGGCGGCCGGCCGGTTCGTCCGCCGCCGGCACCTGATGGCCGTCGCCCTCGTAGTCACCGGCGTGGCCCTGCTCGGGCTCGCGTTCCTACCGCCATATCCGGCGATGCTCGCCTTCGCCGTCCTGGTCGGGCTCGCGTACGGACCGGTCAACCCGCTGGCCAACTACGCCATGCAGACCCGCACCCCGGAGCGGCTACGCGGCCGGGTGGTCGGGGTGATGACGTCGTTCGCGTACGCCGCCGGGCCGGCCGGTTACCTGCTGGCCGGCCCCCTGGTGGAGTGGTTGGGCCTGGCCACGGCGTTCCTGGTGCTCGCCGGTGCGCTGCTGGTGACCGCGCTGGCCGCAGCGCCGCTGCCGGTGCTGGCGGCGTTGGACGAACCGCCCCGGTACCCACCCGCACCACCCGGCGGGACCTCGGGTCGCAGTGAGGGACCGGTGCCGCTGGGTGAACAGTGGTTGCCCGCCGCCCACCGCGACCCGCCAGCGATCGGCTAA
- the purD gene encoding phosphoribosylamine--glycine ligase: MRVLLVGAGGREHALALGLVADPSVEVLFAAPGNPGIGTVAVLRDVVPTDPTEVAALAVECGADLVVVGPEAPLVAGVADVVRAKGIPAFGPSAEAARLEGSKAFAKDVMAAAGVPTARAYTCSDAESVGRALDDFGAPYVVKDDCLAAGKGVVVTEDRAVAEQHAQGCGQVVIEEYLAGPEVSLFVVTDGEAAVPLLPAQDFKRVGDGDSGPNTGGMGAYAPLPWAPPGLVDEVMRDIVHPTLAELRRRGTPFAGLLYVGLAITARGPRVIEFNARFGDPETQVVLALLETPLAGLLHAAATGELAAHPPLRWRDGAAVTVVVAAQGYPAKPRTGDVILGAERPGVVQAGTVRRAADGALLSAGGRVLCGTATGADLAAARDAAYTLVRGIELADSHHRSDIAAAAVDGRIDIPR, translated from the coding sequence GTGCGGGTTCTACTTGTTGGTGCTGGTGGGCGGGAACACGCGCTCGCGCTCGGGTTGGTGGCCGATCCCTCGGTCGAGGTGCTGTTCGCCGCGCCGGGGAACCCGGGGATCGGGACGGTCGCCGTGCTGCGTGACGTGGTTCCCACTGATCCGACCGAGGTGGCGGCGCTGGCGGTCGAGTGCGGCGCGGACCTGGTGGTCGTGGGGCCGGAGGCGCCGCTGGTCGCCGGGGTCGCCGACGTTGTCCGAGCCAAGGGCATTCCCGCCTTCGGGCCGTCCGCCGAGGCCGCGCGCCTGGAGGGTTCGAAGGCGTTCGCCAAGGACGTGATGGCCGCCGCGGGGGTGCCGACCGCCCGCGCGTACACGTGCTCCGATGCCGAGAGCGTCGGCAGGGCTTTGGACGACTTCGGCGCACCGTACGTGGTCAAGGATGACTGCCTCGCCGCCGGTAAGGGTGTCGTGGTCACAGAGGACCGCGCGGTGGCCGAGCAGCATGCGCAGGGGTGCGGCCAGGTTGTGATCGAGGAGTACCTCGCCGGCCCCGAGGTCTCCCTGTTCGTCGTGACCGACGGCGAGGCGGCCGTCCCGCTGCTGCCCGCTCAGGACTTCAAGCGCGTCGGCGATGGTGACAGCGGTCCGAACACCGGCGGGATGGGGGCGTACGCACCGTTGCCGTGGGCGCCGCCCGGCCTGGTCGACGAGGTGATGCGTGACATCGTCCACCCGACTCTGGCCGAACTGCGCCGGCGTGGCACACCGTTCGCCGGGCTGCTCTATGTGGGCCTGGCCATCACCGCACGTGGCCCACGGGTGATCGAGTTCAACGCGCGTTTCGGTGATCCGGAAACGCAGGTTGTCCTGGCCCTGTTGGAGACGCCGCTCGCCGGGCTGCTGCACGCCGCGGCCACCGGCGAGTTGGCCGCGCACCCGCCGCTGCGCTGGCGGGACGGCGCGGCGGTCACCGTCGTGGTGGCCGCCCAGGGCTATCCGGCCAAGCCGCGTACCGGCGACGTGATCCTGGGGGCGGAGCGTCCGGGCGTCGTCCAGGCGGGCACCGTGCGCCGGGCCGCCGACGGCGCGTTGCTCTCCGCGGGCGGCCGGGTCCTATGCGGCACGGCCACCGGCGCCGACCTGGCCGCCGCGCGCGACGCCGCCTACACGCTGGTCCGCGGGATCGAGCTGGCCGACTCGCACCATCGCAGCGACATCGCCGCCGCGGCGGTGGACGGTCGTATCGACATCCCGCGCTGA
- a CDS encoding adenylosuccinate synthase: protein MPAIVLLGAQWGDEGKGKVTDLLGERVDHVVRYSGGNNAGHTVITPDGQKYALHLMPSGALSPSAKIVIGNGVVVDPKVLLAEIDGLAERGVDVSRLRISGDAHLIMPHHRALDRVVERYLGSSRIGTTGRGIGPAYGDKVARMGIRVQDLLDPGILRKKLELALREKNQMLFKVYNRKAIDVEATVEEYLGYAERLRPYIAETRALLWDALDRGDTVLLEGAQATMLDMDHGTYPFVTSSNPTAGGACVGAGVPPTAITKVIAVSKAYATRVGAGPFPTELFDDNGQHLRKIGHEYGTTTGRERRCGWFDAVVARYACRLNGVTDLVVTKLDVLTGLPKVPICVGYEIDGRRIDDMPMTQTDFHHATPVYEELDGWWEDITAARTEAELPAAARRYVARIEELCRTRVSVVGVGPGREENVVYHPLLP, encoded by the coding sequence ATGCCAGCGATCGTGCTCCTTGGAGCCCAGTGGGGCGACGAGGGCAAGGGCAAGGTTACCGACCTGCTGGGTGAGCGGGTCGACCACGTGGTGCGCTACTCGGGCGGCAACAACGCCGGTCACACGGTCATCACCCCGGATGGCCAGAAGTACGCGCTGCACCTGATGCCCTCGGGGGCGCTCTCGCCGAGTGCGAAGATCGTCATCGGGAACGGCGTGGTGGTCGACCCGAAGGTGCTGTTGGCCGAGATCGACGGGCTCGCGGAGCGCGGCGTCGACGTGTCGCGGCTGCGGATCTCCGGCGACGCGCACCTGATCATGCCGCACCACCGGGCGTTGGACCGGGTGGTCGAGCGCTACCTGGGGTCGTCCCGGATCGGTACCACCGGCCGGGGTATCGGCCCGGCGTACGGCGACAAGGTCGCTCGGATGGGCATCCGGGTGCAGGACCTGCTCGACCCGGGGATCCTCCGCAAGAAGCTGGAACTCGCGCTGCGCGAGAAGAACCAGATGCTGTTCAAGGTGTACAACCGCAAGGCGATCGACGTCGAGGCGACCGTCGAGGAGTACCTGGGGTATGCCGAGCGGCTCCGGCCGTACATCGCCGAGACCCGGGCGTTGCTCTGGGACGCGTTGGACCGCGGGGACACCGTGCTGCTGGAAGGCGCCCAGGCGACCATGCTGGACATGGACCATGGCACCTACCCCTTCGTGACCTCGTCGAACCCAACGGCCGGTGGGGCCTGCGTCGGGGCGGGCGTCCCACCGACCGCCATCACCAAGGTGATCGCGGTCAGCAAGGCGTACGCCACCCGGGTCGGTGCCGGGCCGTTCCCGACCGAACTGTTCGACGACAACGGCCAGCACCTACGCAAGATCGGCCACGAGTACGGCACCACCACCGGCCGGGAACGCCGGTGCGGTTGGTTCGACGCGGTCGTCGCCCGGTACGCCTGCCGGCTCAACGGGGTCACCGACCTGGTCGTCACGAAGCTCGACGTGCTGACCGGCCTGCCGAAGGTGCCGATCTGCGTCGGGTACGAGATCGATGGCCGGCGGATCGACGACATGCCGATGACGCAGACGGACTTCCACCACGCGACCCCGGTCTACGAGGAACTCGACGGCTGGTGGGAGGACATCACCGCGGCACGGACCGAGGCGGAACTGCCGGCGGCGGCCCGTCGCTACGTCGCCCGGATCGAGGAACTCTGCCGAACCCGGGTCAGCGTCGTCGGCGTCGGCCCCGGCCGTGAGGAGAACGTCGTCTACCACCCACTCCTTCCCTGA
- a CDS encoding MinD/ParA family ATP-binding protein, producing the protein MVDENPDRSYAPGRQPAPERDIEPLWPAAQTTPPSWSPVPAPGGPGQPPGAGDGTPVPTGRVPHVPSEAARAWAPHPNIDPVGAASETHAALTSQGVVPAPRPAVGVNLHQPFGLDPVGPPVGAPAALTPIGHRPTTGTPAGGEPAGDEAAPAGRGDAPAESPWALPPQRPATNGTRGSQPGTDWEPTDPTAHPGTAAPAGGPESGPAPAQNGRSPEAPAPEAPAPGAWAPHAAAPEPPAPPIAARAVPPTPYPPPPEGPAPGHQPAASVSAALPPAGWTPMPGAPPTAEDFARRRQLRPMDPMATMGVRAVANKMGLRLPPGRLEQELRRDIEMVRRNFGGLRQVTVVNPKGGAGKTVAILLLAMTFGQKRGGYILAWDNNETQGTLGMRAQQDFHARTVRDLLRDLAQFQGSHGRVGDLSQYVRAQGEGMFDVLASDESATGGEMLTAAAFGEIREVVSRFYKLIFVDTGNNVRAQNWQAAMDATDQLVVTMSARNDSAETAARMLDHLEQSGRQRLVRQAVTVVSMPPSRKEMDLPAIEAHFAARTRAVLLAPYERLIDSGEPLRYGALSSAARDAWLKIAAAVAEGL; encoded by the coding sequence ATGGTGGACGAGAACCCCGACCGGTCGTACGCGCCCGGCCGGCAGCCGGCGCCGGAGCGGGACATCGAACCATTGTGGCCGGCGGCCCAGACCACCCCACCGTCCTGGTCGCCCGTGCCGGCACCGGGCGGTCCCGGTCAGCCGCCCGGTGCCGGCGACGGGACACCGGTGCCCACGGGTCGGGTGCCCCACGTCCCTTCCGAAGCTGCCCGCGCCTGGGCTCCCCACCCGAACATCGATCCGGTCGGCGCGGCGTCCGAAACCCACGCTGCACTCACCAGCCAGGGCGTGGTGCCGGCTCCCCGACCCGCTGTGGGCGTCAACCTGCACCAACCCTTCGGCCTCGACCCGGTCGGCCCGCCGGTCGGGGCACCGGCTGCCCTGACACCGATCGGCCACCGACCGACCACCGGGACGCCAGCCGGGGGTGAGCCTGCCGGCGACGAAGCGGCCCCGGCTGGCCGCGGTGACGCCCCGGCCGAGTCGCCATGGGCGCTGCCGCCGCAACGACCGGCCACGAACGGCACCCGCGGTTCCCAGCCGGGCACCGACTGGGAACCCACCGACCCGACCGCGCACCCCGGCACAGCCGCCCCCGCCGGTGGTCCAGAATCCGGCCCGGCGCCGGCCCAAAACGGTCGGTCTCCGGAAGCGCCGGCTCCGGAAGCGCCGGCTCCGGGTGCGTGGGCCCCGCACGCCGCAGCCCCGGAGCCGCCGGCCCCGCCGATTGCGGCCAGGGCGGTCCCCCCGACGCCCTACCCGCCGCCTCCCGAAGGACCGGCCCCGGGCCACCAGCCAGCGGCAAGCGTCAGCGCCGCGCTTCCGCCGGCCGGATGGACGCCGATGCCGGGAGCTCCGCCGACCGCCGAGGACTTCGCCCGGCGCCGGCAGCTGCGCCCGATGGACCCGATGGCCACCATGGGCGTCCGGGCCGTGGCCAACAAGATGGGGCTTCGCCTACCGCCGGGCCGGCTCGAACAGGAGCTACGCCGCGACATCGAGATGGTCCGCCGCAACTTCGGCGGGCTTCGGCAGGTGACCGTGGTCAACCCGAAGGGCGGCGCCGGCAAGACCGTCGCGATCCTGCTGCTCGCCATGACCTTCGGCCAGAAGCGTGGCGGCTACATCCTGGCCTGGGACAACAACGAGACGCAGGGCACCCTGGGCATGCGTGCGCAGCAGGACTTCCATGCCCGCACCGTGCGGGACCTGCTCCGCGACCTGGCCCAGTTCCAGGGCTCCCACGGGCGAGTTGGTGACCTGTCGCAGTACGTCCGGGCCCAGGGCGAGGGCATGTTCGACGTCCTCGCGTCGGACGAGTCGGCCACCGGCGGCGAGATGCTCACCGCCGCCGCGTTCGGGGAGATCCGCGAGGTGGTCAGCCGCTTCTACAAGCTGATCTTCGTGGATACCGGTAACAACGTACGGGCGCAGAACTGGCAGGCCGCGATGGACGCCACCGACCAGTTGGTGGTGACCATGTCGGCCCGCAACGACTCGGCCGAGACGGCCGCCCGGATGCTCGACCATCTGGAGCAGAGCGGTCGGCAACGGCTGGTACGGCAGGCGGTGACCGTCGTGTCGATGCCGCCGTCCCGCAAGGAGATGGATCTGCCGGCGATCGAGGCGCACTTCGCGGCGCGGACCCGGGCAGTGCTGCTGGCCCCGTACGAACGACTCATCGACTCTGGCGAACCACTCCGGTACGGAGCACTCTCGTCGGCGGCCCGGGACGCCTGGCTCAAGATCGCAGCCGCGGTGGCCGAGGGCCTCTGA
- a CDS encoding DUF3151 domain-containing protein, whose protein sequence is MQNLLPEPPATLLPAHDEADRALAAAEENGGDEDFAAVAARFPTFSAAWAALAARAFAADQVVQAYAYARTGYHRGLDQLRRSGWKGHGPVPWSHEPNQGFLRCLWVLSRTADAIGEADEAARCAQFLRDCDPAAADALASD, encoded by the coding sequence ATGCAGAACCTGTTGCCGGAGCCACCGGCCACCCTCCTGCCCGCGCACGATGAGGCCGACCGTGCCCTCGCCGCCGCTGAGGAGAACGGCGGCGACGAGGACTTCGCCGCGGTGGCGGCACGCTTCCCCACGTTCAGCGCGGCCTGGGCCGCGCTCGCGGCCCGCGCGTTCGCGGCGGACCAGGTGGTGCAGGCGTACGCGTACGCCCGCACCGGCTACCACCGGGGTCTTGACCAGCTACGCCGTAGCGGTTGGAAGGGACACGGGCCGGTGCCGTGGTCACATGAACCGAACCAGGGCTTCCTCCGGTGCCTGTGGGTACTGTCCCGCACGGCCGATGCTATCGGTGAGGCGGACGAGGCGGCCCGCTGCGCCCAGTTCCTTCGGGACTGCGACCCGGCCGCGGCGGACGCGTTGGCCAGCGACTGA